The DNA region TTCGACGTGGGCGAGGCGCCGAATCGGATGACGGCGTCGGGGTCCGGGACGGCCTCGACGTACGTGTCGTAGCCGCCGTAGACCACCGGTTCGTCCTCGTCCGGCGTCTCGAGGTGCGACCCGAACCGCAGCGTCGACAGCGGGTCCGCGAAGATCGGTGCGCCGACGGCAGTCGCAAGGTCGACGACGGCGCTCGTTGCTAATTTCCTGACCGGCGGGTCCGCGGGCCCCGCAACGATCAGCGGTCGGGCGGCGTCCTCGAGCGCTCGAGCGATGCGTTCGGGTGTTCGCGAGTCCTCCGTCGAGGTCGTCTCCCCCGTAGACACCCGAACAAACGGCCCGTCGCGTCCCCGCCCGGCCAGCGTGTCCTCGAGTCCTTCTGGCACCGCGTCCGGCACTCGCGTCGGCTCGAGGGGCTTTCGGAACGGACAGTTCAGGTGAACCGGACCGGCCGGTATTCCCGAGGTCCGGGCGAGCGCTCGAGCGGCCGTCGTCCGCAGGCTTCGAAGCGCGCGCTCGTCGGGTTTGGGAACCGGGAGTTCTACGTACCAGCGAACGGCGTCGCCGTAGAGTTTCACCTGGTCGACCGTCTGGTTCGCCCCGCTGTCGCGCAGTTCGGGCGGCCGGTCAGCGGTCAGGACGAGCAGCGGAACCCGGGCCTGACTCGCCTCGATCACCGCCGGGTGGAAGTTCGCCGCGGCCGTTCCCGAGGTGCAGACGAGCGCCGTGGGCTCGCCGGTTCGTCGTGCGCGTCCGAGAGCGAAAAAGGCCGCCGAACGCTCGTCGAGGTGGGAGTACGTCTCGATCTCGGGATGCTCGGCGAACGCCACCGTCAGCGGCGTCGACCGACTGCCGGGGGCGAGACAGACGGCCTCGAGGCCCCCGGCGGCCAGTTCGTCGACGAGCGTGCGACCCCAGAGCGTCGCGCGGTTCGGTGCCGTCATGGGATCACTCGCGGAGTTCGTCCAGGATCGGTCGGTACTTGAGCACGACCTCGTCCCACTCGTCGTCGGGGTCGCTGTCGGCGACGATGCCGTTGCCGGCGAATAGCGTCACCGCGTCCTCGCGGGCGACCCCCGAGCGGATGCCAACGGCGAACTCGCCGTCGCCGCCGGCGTCGAACCAGCCGATCGGCGCCGCGTACCACCCCCGGTCGAACGTCTCGACGTCGCGAATAGTCTCCCAGGCGGCTCCAGGAGGAATGCCGCCCACCGCGGGCGTCGGGTGCAGGGCCTCCACGACGTCGAGCACGTGGTGGCCGGCCTCGAGCGTCGCCTCGATCGGGGTCCAGCAGTGTTGAATCGTGGCCAGCCGTTTGACCCGCCGCTCGTCGACACGGATGTCGGC from Natronosalvus rutilus includes:
- the menD gene encoding 2-succinyl-5-enolpyruvyl-6-hydroxy-3-cyclohexene-1-carboxylic-acid synthase codes for the protein MTAPNRATLWGRTLVDELAAGGLEAVCLAPGSRSTPLTVAFAEHPEIETYSHLDERSAAFFALGRARRTGEPTALVCTSGTAAANFHPAVIEASQARVPLLVLTADRPPELRDSGANQTVDQVKLYGDAVRWYVELPVPKPDERALRSLRTTAARALARTSGIPAGPVHLNCPFRKPLEPTRVPDAVPEGLEDTLAGRGRDGPFVRVSTGETTSTEDSRTPERIARALEDAARPLIVAGPADPPVRKLATSAVVDLATAVGAPIFADPLSTLRFGSHLETPDEDEPVVYGGYDTYVEAVPDPDAVIRFGASPTSKPLRHALRDADCRQFLVDPAGEWREATFTASDLVVSEPTSLFEAVSSELETETARARVDDAWLETLAAAEAHHWAVSTSGRADLESAPFEGAILATVFEAAPDPSTVFVSNSMPIRDANRFGEPRDADLTVLANRGASGIDGIVSTALGAGSATDDPLVLVTGDLALYHDSNGLLALKRCGVDATIVLLDNDGGGIFHKLPIESFDPPFTEQFRTPHGLEFDPLGELYGFDVRHVAPDKFEDAYRESFATSGTQLLSVSFDAEASHRRREVLEGRVLEAVRDLE